A single Crateriforma conspicua DNA region contains:
- a CDS encoding sugar phosphate isomerase/epimerase family protein: MNALKLSVTAEWLSFAESLTLQNFDDVVIRSACAAKAAGFDALELPLPHAQHLLSALGETYWTELAERLVEMQIPVRSIHGPNFPGLATTVPHALHQILPQWRIANRMKVDAFVVHPTPHSHPHVVETAKSLLERDVELCNHLIGECDGETKLAVENLPTYGLAHLRRLMDRIDQSPLGVCFDTGHWNVRPEGSIETALTLFDQRIVHLHLSDNPGWCDAHQPPGKGSFSWHRWAQAISPLQWSRPMLIELSAPLRCQDPDATSKTSVVWSEANRLARMTLCEALNSVGVEQTKTGVPSKSAQSTKV, from the coding sequence ATGAACGCGTTGAAGTTGTCGGTCACGGCGGAATGGCTTTCCTTTGCCGAATCACTGACGTTACAGAATTTTGATGACGTTGTGATACGGTCCGCGTGCGCGGCGAAGGCTGCCGGTTTTGATGCATTGGAACTTCCACTGCCACACGCCCAACATTTATTGTCCGCACTGGGGGAGACCTATTGGACGGAACTGGCAGAACGATTGGTCGAAATGCAAATTCCGGTGCGATCGATTCATGGTCCCAATTTTCCAGGCTTGGCCACAACCGTTCCCCATGCCTTGCATCAGATTTTGCCGCAATGGCGAATCGCGAACCGAATGAAGGTGGATGCCTTTGTCGTGCATCCGACGCCCCATAGTCATCCCCATGTGGTGGAAACCGCCAAGTCTTTGTTGGAAAGAGACGTGGAACTGTGTAACCATCTGATCGGAGAATGTGACGGAGAAACGAAATTGGCCGTGGAGAATTTGCCCACCTATGGATTGGCCCACTTGCGTCGTCTGATGGATCGAATCGACCAATCGCCGTTGGGGGTTTGTTTCGACACGGGGCATTGGAACGTGCGACCGGAAGGCAGCATTGAAACGGCGTTGACCCTTTTCGACCAACGGATCGTCCATCTTCATCTAAGCGACAATCCGGGATGGTGTGATGCGCACCAACCGCCGGGCAAAGGTTCGTTTTCGTGGCACCGGTGGGCCCAGGCGATTTCTCCATTGCAGTGGTCGCGGCCGATGTTGATCGAACTCAGCGCACCCCTGCGTTGCCAGGATCCCGATGCAACATCAAAGACCTCCGTTGTTTGGTCAGAAGCGAATCGGCTAGCCAGGATGACTCTTTGCGAAGCACTGAACTCGGTGGGCGTGGAACAAACGAAAACCGGTGTGCCGTCAAAATCGGCGCAGTCTACGAAAGTTTAG
- a CDS encoding LacI family DNA-binding transcriptional regulator — protein MAGSRTGRVTLADVAAEVNVSVQLVSAVMNGRGPSTIGASDETRRRVREAAERLGYRRNADAASLRTARHGRVGVLMDRQDAGVFLPQNILAAMSDCFGKANLGLMIDSVLLSNAEARRKSRLMNEDCVDALVVGLSRAPEPTLVRALRSMDLPLLWLHRPLSKNSVSYDEAEAAAGLVEHLAQRGHRTIHFLDLNAPPDDAFAIRQRAEGFQRACEANSIHGVINFDHLVPRPQRASFARQWLDDHPQPTAVILGSCTAAQVFLDVALQIGREVPRSLAIATFDSGTMCTANAPSITAAILSQQAFGQAAGEMAVTLATKSAQSCRSRMIPCPVQVGGTTNQVSNEDL, from the coding sequence ATGGCAGGAAGTCGAACCGGCCGTGTCACGCTTGCCGATGTGGCCGCCGAAGTCAATGTTTCGGTTCAGTTGGTCAGTGCGGTGATGAACGGTCGTGGTCCGTCAACGATCGGAGCCAGCGACGAAACTCGTCGTCGCGTCCGTGAAGCGGCGGAGCGATTGGGGTACCGTCGAAATGCCGACGCGGCTTCGCTACGCACTGCAAGGCACGGTCGTGTGGGGGTGTTGATGGATCGCCAAGACGCCGGGGTGTTTCTACCACAAAACATCTTGGCGGCGATGTCCGATTGTTTCGGCAAGGCCAATCTTGGACTGATGATCGACAGCGTATTGCTGTCCAATGCCGAAGCCAGACGGAAATCTCGGCTGATGAATGAGGATTGTGTCGATGCACTGGTGGTCGGACTATCTCGGGCGCCAGAGCCCACTTTGGTGCGTGCGCTGCGTTCGATGGACTTGCCGTTGTTGTGGCTTCATCGCCCGCTCTCAAAAAACTCGGTTTCCTATGACGAGGCGGAAGCCGCAGCGGGCTTGGTGGAGCACTTGGCCCAACGTGGGCACCGAACGATTCACTTTCTGGATCTCAACGCCCCGCCGGACGACGCGTTTGCTATTCGTCAGCGAGCCGAGGGATTTCAACGGGCCTGTGAGGCGAATTCAATCCATGGGGTGATCAACTTTGACCACCTCGTACCGCGCCCGCAGCGTGCGAGTTTTGCACGTCAATGGTTGGACGATCATCCCCAACCCACAGCGGTGATTCTTGGAAGTTGCACCGCAGCGCAAGTTTTTTTGGATGTTGCTTTGCAAATCGGACGCGAAGTGCCCCGCTCGCTGGCAATCGCAACCTTCGACTCTGGAACCATGTGTACCGCCAACGCCCCGTCCATCACAGCAGCCATTCTATCCCAACAGGCGTTTGGTCAGGCCGCCGGTGAAATGGCAGTGACTTTGGCGACCAAGTCTGCGCAGTCGTGCCGCAGCCGAATGATTCCCTGCCCCGTCCAAGTGGGCGGCACGACCAATCAAGTTTCGAACGAAGACTTATAA